In a single window of the Elaeis guineensis isolate ETL-2024a chromosome 8, EG11, whole genome shotgun sequence genome:
- the LOC105050953 gene encoding cation transporter HKT2;2 isoform X2, whose product MAVSLTQLQNFAYVFICNGMHSFAHVGSYMHRIIALVSGYVHKIIAFLYYFITFHLSPFWIQLSYFVSLGLVGSLAMMILKPSNPAFSPRYVDMLFMSTSAVTVTGLGTVEMENFSSSQIVVLTLLMFLGGEVFVCLLGLLLRKDDPHGINPDTADNRVDPVVAELNPMDPSNTIDGIELGPTIVGPDTSLSDGGKDLRIDSVRYLGFVVLVYVLLIHAIGSLLILLYIASVSSARDVLKVKSIHIFLFSWSATVSSFANGGLIPTNENMAIFNVNPGLLLLMIPQILAGNTLFPLFLRSVIWALRRCSKAAEFEYLLKHSRDIRFDHLLPNLRAAFLSLTVLSFIAVMVVLSCSLDWNSAVFDGLDSYQKIVSALFMAVNTRHAGENSIDVSLLSPAVLVLFIVMMYLPSSTTFLPIQENDASPGGNKKNKRKRRLVQMLILSPLSCVVIFIIVICITERRKLSRDPLNFSTLNIIFEVMSIVLMQWIWKCGALNRL is encoded by the exons ATGGCTGTCTCCCTCACTCAACTACAAAACTTTGCCTATGTGTTCATATGCAACGGGATGCATAGTTTTGCTCATGTAGGTAGCTATATGCATAGAATCATCGCTCTTGTGAGTGGATATGTGCATAAAATCATCGCGTTCTTGTATTACTTCATCACCTTCCATTTGAGCCCATTCTGGATTCAGCTATCTTATTTTGTTTCTCTTGGCTTGGTGGGTTCTCTAGCCATGATGATACTTAAGCCAAGCAATCCTGCCTTCAGTCCTAGGTATGTCGACATGTTATTCATGTCCACATCTGCGGTGACGGTCACAGGTCTTGGGACAGTCGAGATGGAGAATTTTTCAAGTTCTCAAATCGTCGTCCTCACCCTTTTGATGTTCTTAGGAGGGGAGGTATTCGTCTGCCTGCTCGGCCTTCTGCTGAGAAAAGATGATCCGCATGGCATTAATCCAGACACCGCTGATAATAGAGTTGATCCAGTCGTTGCTGAACTTAACCCTATGGATCCTTCAAATACCATCGATGGCATCGAGTTGGGTCCTACAATTGTAGGTCCGGATACTTCTCTGAGTGATGGCGGCAAGGATTTGAGGATTGATTCTGTACGATATTTGGGTTTTGTGGTGTTGGTTTATGTTCTTCTGATTCATGCCATCGGCTCTCTATTGATTTTATTGTACATAGCTTCCGTTTCAAGCGCCAGGGATGTGCTGAAGGTAAAGAGTATTCATATTTTCCTATTCTCCTGGTCTGCCACCGTTTCTTCCTTTGCGAATGGGGGCTTGATACCGACAAACGAGAACATGGCAATCTTCAACGTGAATCCTGGTCTCCTACTACTAATGATTCCTCAAATTCTCGCCGGCAATACGCTGTTCCCTTTGTTCCTCAGATCGGTGATATGGGCCTTGAGGAGGTGTAGTAAAGCTGCAGAATTCGAGTATCTGTTGAAGCATTCAAGAGATATCCGGTTCGATCACTTGCTTCCTAACCTGCGAGCTGCCTTCTTGTCTCTCACTGTTCTTTCATTTATAGCAGTTATGGTTGTGCTTTCTTGCTCCCTCGACTGGAATTCAGCAGTATTCGATGGATTGGATTCCTATCAGAAAATTGTCAGTGCATTATTCATGGCGGTGAATACCAGGCATGCCGGTGAAAATTCCATCGATGTCTCCCTCCTCTCTCCAGCAGTTCTGGTGTTGTTCATCGTTATGAT GTACCTTCCATCTTCCACGACCTTCTTACCCATTCAAGAAAATGATGCGAGCCCTGGGGGAAATAAGAAAAACAAGAGAAAGAGACGGTTGGTGCAGATGCTAATACTGTCACCTCTCTCCTGCGTTGTCATCTTCATCATTGTCATCTGCATCACTGAGAGAAGAAAACTATCCAGAGACCCACTTAATTTCTCTACTCTGAACATAATCTTCGAAGTGATGAG TATTGTGTTGATGCAGTGGATATGGAAATGCGGGGCTCTCAACAGGCTATAG
- the LOC105050953 gene encoding cation transporter HKT2;2 isoform X1 yields the protein MAVSLTQLQNFAYVFICNGMHSFAHVGSYMHRIIALVSGYVHKIIAFLYYFITFHLSPFWIQLSYFVSLGLVGSLAMMILKPSNPAFSPRYVDMLFMSTSAVTVTGLGTVEMENFSSSQIVVLTLLMFLGGEVFVCLLGLLLRKDDPHGINPDTADNRVDPVVAELNPMDPSNTIDGIELGPTIVGPDTSLSDGGKDLRIDSVRYLGFVVLVYVLLIHAIGSLLILLYIASVSSARDVLKVKSIHIFLFSWSATVSSFANGGLIPTNENMAIFNVNPGLLLLMIPQILAGNTLFPLFLRSVIWALRRCSKAAEFEYLLKHSRDIRFDHLLPNLRAAFLSLTVLSFIAVMVVLSCSLDWNSAVFDGLDSYQKIVSALFMAVNTRHAGENSIDVSLLSPAVLVLFIVMMYLPSSTTFLPIQENDASPGGNKKNKRKRRLVQMLILSPLSCVVIFIIVICITERRKLSRDPLNFSTLNIIFEVMSGYGNAGLSTGYSCARFQQLHPDVKCQDKLYSFSGAWSDEGKLILAFVMLYGRLKKFSLEGGKAWKIN from the exons ATGGCTGTCTCCCTCACTCAACTACAAAACTTTGCCTATGTGTTCATATGCAACGGGATGCATAGTTTTGCTCATGTAGGTAGCTATATGCATAGAATCATCGCTCTTGTGAGTGGATATGTGCATAAAATCATCGCGTTCTTGTATTACTTCATCACCTTCCATTTGAGCCCATTCTGGATTCAGCTATCTTATTTTGTTTCTCTTGGCTTGGTGGGTTCTCTAGCCATGATGATACTTAAGCCAAGCAATCCTGCCTTCAGTCCTAGGTATGTCGACATGTTATTCATGTCCACATCTGCGGTGACGGTCACAGGTCTTGGGACAGTCGAGATGGAGAATTTTTCAAGTTCTCAAATCGTCGTCCTCACCCTTTTGATGTTCTTAGGAGGGGAGGTATTCGTCTGCCTGCTCGGCCTTCTGCTGAGAAAAGATGATCCGCATGGCATTAATCCAGACACCGCTGATAATAGAGTTGATCCAGTCGTTGCTGAACTTAACCCTATGGATCCTTCAAATACCATCGATGGCATCGAGTTGGGTCCTACAATTGTAGGTCCGGATACTTCTCTGAGTGATGGCGGCAAGGATTTGAGGATTGATTCTGTACGATATTTGGGTTTTGTGGTGTTGGTTTATGTTCTTCTGATTCATGCCATCGGCTCTCTATTGATTTTATTGTACATAGCTTCCGTTTCAAGCGCCAGGGATGTGCTGAAGGTAAAGAGTATTCATATTTTCCTATTCTCCTGGTCTGCCACCGTTTCTTCCTTTGCGAATGGGGGCTTGATACCGACAAACGAGAACATGGCAATCTTCAACGTGAATCCTGGTCTCCTACTACTAATGATTCCTCAAATTCTCGCCGGCAATACGCTGTTCCCTTTGTTCCTCAGATCGGTGATATGGGCCTTGAGGAGGTGTAGTAAAGCTGCAGAATTCGAGTATCTGTTGAAGCATTCAAGAGATATCCGGTTCGATCACTTGCTTCCTAACCTGCGAGCTGCCTTCTTGTCTCTCACTGTTCTTTCATTTATAGCAGTTATGGTTGTGCTTTCTTGCTCCCTCGACTGGAATTCAGCAGTATTCGATGGATTGGATTCCTATCAGAAAATTGTCAGTGCATTATTCATGGCGGTGAATACCAGGCATGCCGGTGAAAATTCCATCGATGTCTCCCTCCTCTCTCCAGCAGTTCTGGTGTTGTTCATCGTTATGAT GTACCTTCCATCTTCCACGACCTTCTTACCCATTCAAGAAAATGATGCGAGCCCTGGGGGAAATAAGAAAAACAAGAGAAAGAGACGGTTGGTGCAGATGCTAATACTGTCACCTCTCTCCTGCGTTGTCATCTTCATCATTGTCATCTGCATCACTGAGAGAAGAAAACTATCCAGAGACCCACTTAATTTCTCTACTCTGAACATAATCTTCGAAGTGATGAG TGGATATGGAAATGCGGGGCTCTCAACAGGCTATAGCTGTGCCCGATTTCAACAACTGCATCCCGATGTCAAATGTCAGGACAAGTTATATAGTTTTTCAGGGGCATGGAGTGATGAAGGGAAGCTGATTTTGGCTTTCGTCATGCTTTATGGAAGGCTTAAGAAGTTCAGCTTGGAAGGTGGTAAAGCTTGGAAGATAAATTAA